The following are encoded together in the Ovis aries strain OAR_USU_Benz2616 breed Rambouillet chromosome X, ARS-UI_Ramb_v3.0, whole genome shotgun sequence genome:
- the LOC101102964 gene encoding E3 ubiquitin-protein ligase SIAH1-like encodes MTDNTVSNSDLASLFECPVCFNHVLPPITQCQSGHLVCSECRSRLTHCPTCRGPLTAVRNLAMERVADLVLFPCRYASSGCGATMPPTEKVDHEEQCEFRPCRCPCPGASCGWQGAMDAVVPHVMQHYNNSVITLEGEVVVFLAVNVNLAGTLDWVMVQSCFGSQFLLILEKLEIHAGYRKFFAAVQLIGTREQAEHFTYRLELNGTRRRLMWEATPLSIHERIETAFLNCDCLVFHPRVAELFAENGDLSINVTISMT; translated from the coding sequence ATGACTGACAACACTGTGTCCAACAGTGACTTGGCGAGTCTTTTTGAGTGTCCGGTGTGCTTTAACCATGTCTTGCCTCCAATTACACAGTGCCAGAGCGGCCACCTCGTTTGTAGTGAATGTCGCTCGAGGCTCACCCACTGTCCAACTTGCCGGGGCCCGCTGACAGCCGTTCGCAACTTGGCCATGGAGAGAGTGGCCGATTTAGTACTCTTCCCGTGTAGATACGCCTCTTCTGGATGCGGAGCAACCATGCCCCCCACAGAAAAAGTAGACCACGAAGAACAATGTGAGTTTAGGCCCTGTCGTTGCCCTTGCCCTGGCGCTTCCTGTGGGTGGCAAGGCGCCATGGATGCCGTTGTACCACATGTGATGCAGCACTATAACAACTCCGTTATAACCCTAGAGGGAGAAGTTGTCGTTTTCCTTGCAGTCAACGTTAATCTGGCTGGTACCCTTGACTGGGTGATGGTGCAGTCCTGTTTTGGGTCTCAGTTCTTACTAATTTTGGAGAAACTGGAAATCCATGCCGGTTACCGGAAATTCTTTGCCGCTGTCCAGCTGATAGGAACACGCGAGCAAGCTGAACATTTTACTTATCGACTTGAGCTAAATGGTACCAGGCGGCGATTGATGTGGGAAGCCACGCCTCTATCTATTCATGAGCGAATTGAAACAGCGTTTCTGAACTGTGACTGCCTAGTCTTCCACCCCAGAGTTGCGGAACTTTTCGCAGAAAACGGCGATTTAAGCATCAATGTAACTATTTCCATGACTTGA